One Bradyrhizobium sp. ISRA464 genomic window carries:
- a CDS encoding heme biosynthesis HemY N-terminal domain-containing protein gives MIRIILFLLLIALAAAGAAWVADQTGDVVLSWDRWRVVTTLPVLVLCIGIVVVAAMAAWTILRALWKMPEGIRRAGRERRRARGRHAITQGLLAIGHGDASSARMHADVARRHAENDPLTLLLHAQSAQLDGDRAGAQRAFRAMAEREDTRLLGLRGLFIEAQRADDPVAAVMIAEEALKVSPSSSWASHAVLGFCCAKGDWAGALAILDNNQSSGLIDKATYRRQRGVLLTARALELETVDRDLSRESVMEAVKLAPTLIPAAVLAAKFDSEAHQVRRAMRLVETAWLAQPHPDLADAYAHVRLGDSARQRLVRVETLAAKTAGHIEGALAVARAAIDASEFAKARGALEPFIAAPTQRVALLMAEIERTEHGDSGRARAWTLRAVRALHDPAWTADGYVSDRWRPVSPVTGRLDAFQWQTPVAALPSDKPGPVDTSAFEEAMLAPRRVEPPAEAGNEPPAPRPVEPIEMKPAAPAAPAAQDNAPPMPETIEADPAPAEPAPPESAPSAPAPLFRSRTDLPKAAPAPVPAVIPIVRAPDDPGVDEDGARDEFAEQIGPPKAQMGGWRGFLSRLGS, from the coding sequence ATGATCCGGATCATTCTGTTCCTGCTGTTGATCGCGCTTGCTGCAGCGGGCGCGGCCTGGGTGGCCGACCAAACCGGCGACGTCGTGCTGTCATGGGACCGCTGGCGTGTCGTGACGACGCTGCCGGTGCTCGTGCTCTGCATCGGCATCGTCGTGGTTGCAGCGATGGCGGCGTGGACGATCCTGCGCGCGCTCTGGAAGATGCCGGAAGGCATCCGCCGTGCCGGCCGCGAGCGCCGCCGCGCCCGCGGCCGCCATGCCATCACGCAAGGCCTGCTCGCGATCGGCCATGGCGACGCCTCTTCTGCCCGCATGCATGCCGACGTGGCGCGCCGCCATGCCGAAAACGATCCGCTGACGCTGCTCTTGCACGCGCAGTCGGCGCAGCTCGATGGCGACCGTGCCGGCGCGCAGCGCGCCTTCCGCGCGATGGCCGAGCGCGAGGATACGCGGCTGCTCGGCCTGCGCGGCCTCTTCATCGAGGCGCAGCGCGCCGACGATCCGGTCGCGGCGGTGATGATCGCCGAGGAGGCGCTGAAAGTGTCGCCCTCGTCGTCATGGGCTTCGCACGCGGTGCTCGGCTTCTGCTGCGCCAAGGGCGATTGGGCCGGCGCGCTGGCGATCCTCGACAACAATCAGTCATCGGGATTGATCGACAAGGCGACATACCGGCGGCAGCGCGGCGTGCTGCTGACGGCGCGCGCGCTGGAACTGGAGACGGTCGATCGCGATCTGTCGCGCGAGAGCGTGATGGAGGCGGTCAAGCTCGCGCCGACACTGATTCCGGCCGCGGTGCTCGCGGCCAAATTCGACAGCGAGGCGCATCAGGTGCGCCGCGCCATGCGCCTCGTCGAAACCGCCTGGCTGGCGCAGCCGCATCCCGATCTTGCCGACGCCTATGCGCATGTGCGCCTCGGCGATTCCGCACGCCAGCGCCTGGTCCGCGTCGAGACGCTGGCGGCCAAGACGGCAGGTCACATCGAAGGCGCGCTGGCGGTCGCCCGCGCGGCGATTGACGCGTCCGAGTTCGCCAAGGCGCGGGGGGCGCTGGAACCGTTCATCGCGGCGCCGACCCAGCGCGTCGCGCTGCTGATGGCCGAGATCGAGCGCACCGAGCATGGCGACAGCGGCCGGGCGCGCGCCTGGACCCTGCGCGCGGTGCGGGCGCTACACGATCCGGCCTGGACCGCTGACGGCTACGTCTCGGACCGCTGGCGTCCGGTCTCGCCGGTCACCGGCCGGCTCGACGCCTTCCAGTGGCAGACACCGGTGGCGGCGCTGCCGTCGGACAAGCCCGGTCCTGTCGATACATCGGCATTCGAGGAGGCGATGCTGGCCCCGCGCCGGGTCGAGCCGCCGGCGGAGGCGGGCAACGAGCCACCAGCGCCAAGGCCGGTCGAGCCGATCGAGATGAAACCCGCCGCGCCGGCCGCCCCAGCCGCGCAGGACAATGCCCCGCCCATGCCGGAGACGATTGAGGCCGACCCGGCCCCGGCTGAGCCCGCGCCGCCCGAATCAGCCCCATCAGCGCCAGCCCCCCTGTTCCGGTCCCGTACCGACCTGCCCAAGGCGGCGCCAGCGCCAGTTCCGGCCGTGATCCCCATC
- a CDS encoding uroporphyrinogen-III synthase, whose protein sequence is MAVLVTRPHPDNEATLASLRARGFDALAAPMLRFEPLPFHDDDGAHYDAVILTSVNALRAIDLAGSRLLRLPLFAVGAHTADAARAAGFGQILVAKGDAVALRDLVLAQVEAGALKTAATLLYPAGADLSRDLAGELGKKGLTVVTRTTYRMAPVASFPGEVREAFLANRITAVLHYSRRSARAFLDAARAGGLEISALALPQCCISAAVASVLRDAGATQVAVATRPDESALLDALVRALRS, encoded by the coding sequence GTGGCTGTTCTCGTCACGCGCCCACATCCCGACAATGAGGCGACGCTCGCCAGCCTGCGGGCGCGAGGCTTCGATGCTCTGGCGGCGCCGATGCTGCGCTTCGAGCCGTTGCCGTTTCATGACGATGACGGCGCGCATTATGACGCAGTCATCCTGACGAGCGTCAATGCGCTGCGCGCGATCGATCTCGCCGGTAGCCGGCTGTTGCGATTGCCGCTGTTCGCGGTCGGAGCCCACACCGCCGACGCCGCGCGGGCGGCCGGCTTCGGCCAGATCCTCGTGGCGAAGGGCGATGCCGTCGCGCTGCGCGATCTCGTGCTGGCGCAGGTCGAAGCCGGAGCGTTGAAGACTGCCGCCACGCTGCTCTATCCCGCCGGCGCCGACCTCTCGCGCGATCTCGCGGGCGAGCTTGGCAAGAAGGGATTGACCGTCGTCACCCGCACCACCTACCGGATGGCGCCGGTCGCAAGCTTTCCGGGCGAGGTCAGAGAGGCGTTCCTGGCGAACCGGATCACGGCGGTGCTGCACTATTCGCGCCGCAGCGCGCGGGCCTTCCTGGACGCGGCGCGCGCCGGCGGGCTCGAAATCTCGGCTTTGGCGCTGCCGCAATGCTGCATCTCGGCCGCCGTCGCCTCGGTGCTGCGTGACGCCGGCGCCACCCAGGTGGCGGTGGCGACACGGCCGGATGAGAGCGCGCTGCTGGACGCGCTGGTCCGCGCCTTGCGATCCTGA
- a CDS encoding NAD(P)H-dependent glycerol-3-phosphate dehydrogenase — translation MPGHSSVSVIGAGAWGTALAGVAARAGRSVTLYARNSEHAAQIEATRVNPRLAGVRLDPAVAVTSDIAAAARADIILAVTPAQHLRAAVSHLAPHLEPGTPVIACAKGIEHGTHKFMTEVVAEAAPQAIPAILSGPSFADDVARGLPTAVTLAARDEALARHLVQALGSATFRPYHTTDVRGVEIGGAAKNVLAIAAGIVVGRDLGASALAALTTRGFSELARLGRACGARAETLAGLSGLGDLLLSCSTAQSRNFALGRALGRGEAAPVGKLAEGAFTAPVLIELAASQNVDMPVSKAVAAILGNRLTIDAAIEGLLTRPFKAEE, via the coding sequence ATGCCAGGGCATAGTTCAGTCAGCGTGATCGGAGCCGGTGCCTGGGGCACCGCACTGGCCGGTGTCGCGGCGCGCGCGGGACGCTCCGTCACGCTCTATGCACGCAATAGCGAGCATGCGGCGCAGATTGAGGCGACGCGGGTCAATCCACGGCTGGCCGGCGTCCGGCTCGATCCAGCCGTCGCCGTGACATCCGATATCGCGGCCGCCGCGCGCGCCGACATCATCCTGGCCGTGACTCCGGCCCAGCATCTGCGCGCGGCCGTCAGTCATCTTGCGCCACATTTGGAGCCGGGCACGCCGGTGATCGCCTGCGCCAAGGGCATCGAGCACGGCACCCACAAGTTCATGACCGAAGTGGTCGCGGAAGCCGCGCCTCAGGCTATACCCGCCATCCTGTCGGGACCGAGCTTTGCCGACGACGTCGCGCGCGGACTGCCGACCGCGGTGACATTGGCTGCAAGGGACGAGGCGCTGGCGCGGCACCTGGTGCAGGCGCTCGGCTCGGCGACATTCCGGCCCTACCACACGACCGACGTGCGCGGCGTCGAGATCGGCGGCGCGGCGAAGAACGTGCTGGCGATCGCGGCCGGCATCGTGGTCGGCCGTGACCTCGGCGCCTCCGCGCTCGCCGCGCTGACCACACGCGGTTTCAGCGAGCTCGCTCGCCTCGGCCGCGCCTGCGGCGCGCGCGCCGAAACTCTCGCCGGCCTGTCGGGATTGGGCGACCTGCTCCTGAGTTGCTCAACCGCGCAATCGCGCAATTTCGCGCTTGGCCGCGCGCTCGGCCGTGGCGAAGCCGCGCCGGTGGGCAAGCTCGCCGAAGGCGCGTTCACCGCGCCGGTGCTGATCGAACTCGCCGCTTCGCAAAACGTCGATATGCCGGTGTCAAAAGCCGTCGCGGCGATCCTCGGCAACAGGCTGACGATCGATGCGGCAATTGAGGGCCTGCTGACGCGGCCGTTCAAGGCGGAGGAATAA
- the tsaD gene encoding tRNA (adenosine(37)-N6)-threonylcarbamoyltransferase complex transferase subunit TsaD yields MLVLGIETTCDETAAAVVERQGDGSGRILSNVVRSQTEEHARFGGVVPEIAARAHVDLLDGIVASAMKQAGVGYPQLSAVAAAAGPGLIGGVIVGLTTAKAIAMVHDTPLIAVNHLEAHALTPRLTCALAFPYCLFLASGGHTQIVAVVGVGEYVRLGTTVDDAMGEAFDKVAKMLSLPYPGGPQVERAAEGGDPKRFAFPRPMLGRPDANFSLSGLKTAVRNEASRLTPLEPEDISDLCASFQAAVLESTADRLSVGLKLFQEQFGTPRALVAAGGVAANHAIRDALQDVAARAQTTLIIPPPALCTDNGAMIAWTGAERMAIGLTDTMEAPPRARWLLDANAKAPAGYANSRAGY; encoded by the coding sequence ATGCTGGTGTTGGGGATCGAGACCACCTGCGATGAAACCGCAGCCGCCGTGGTCGAGCGCCAGGGCGACGGTTCGGGGCGGATCCTTTCCAACGTCGTGCGCTCGCAGACCGAGGAGCACGCCCGTTTCGGCGGCGTGGTTCCGGAGATCGCCGCGCGCGCCCATGTCGACCTGCTCGACGGCATCGTCGCGAGCGCGATGAAGCAGGCCGGCGTCGGCTACCCGCAATTGTCGGCGGTCGCGGCCGCGGCCGGGCCCGGCCTGATCGGCGGCGTGATCGTCGGCCTGACCACCGCGAAGGCGATCGCGATGGTGCACGACACCCCGCTGATCGCGGTGAACCATCTCGAGGCGCATGCGCTGACGCCGCGGCTCACCTGCGCGCTGGCGTTTCCCTATTGCCTGTTCCTGGCCTCGGGCGGACACACCCAGATCGTCGCCGTGGTCGGCGTCGGCGAATATGTGCGTCTTGGCACCACGGTCGACGACGCGATGGGCGAGGCTTTCGACAAAGTCGCAAAAATGCTGTCGCTGCCTTATCCCGGCGGGCCGCAGGTCGAGCGCGCGGCCGAAGGCGGCGATCCGAAGCGCTTCGCCTTCCCGCGCCCGATGCTCGGACGGCCGGATGCGAACTTCTCGCTGTCAGGGTTGAAGACGGCGGTCCGCAACGAGGCCAGCCGGCTGACGCCGTTGGAACCGGAGGACATCAGCGATCTCTGCGCGAGCTTCCAGGCCGCGGTGCTGGAATCGACCGCTGACCGGCTGAGCGTCGGCCTGAAGCTTTTTCAGGAGCAATTCGGCACGCCGCGGGCGCTGGTCGCGGCCGGCGGCGTCGCCGCCAATCACGCCATCCGCGACGCATTGCAGGATGTCGCGGCACGCGCGCAGACCACATTGATCATTCCGCCGCCGGCGCTCTGCACCGACAACGGCGCGATGATCGCCTGGACCGGCGCCGAGCGGATGGCGATCGGACTGACCGACACGATGGAGGCGCCGCCCCGCGCACGCTGGCTGCTCGACGCCAACGCCAAGGCGCCAGCCGGCTACGCCAATAGCCGCGCCGGATATTGA